Proteins found in one Arachis stenosperma cultivar V10309 chromosome 8, arast.V10309.gnm1.PFL2, whole genome shotgun sequence genomic segment:
- the LOC130946893 gene encoding CBS domain-containing protein CBSX3, mitochondrial — MLRILRALRLGQTPQRASIFQQCHGNGIISPNKLSSGFGCVTSSPPTMQLKGLENVTVSEVLMTKGQEKIGSWLSCQVDDAVINAMKNMAENNIGSLVVLKSEGHLAGIVTERDCLKKIVAQGRSPYHTQVGEIMTNEQNLITVTSDMNILQAVRLMTENSIRHVPVIDGKIVGMISIVDVVRAVMEQQNGELKRLNDYIKGEYY, encoded by the exons atGCTACGAATTTTAAGGGCATTAAGACTTGGGCAAACCCCTCAAAGGGCATCCATATTCCAACAATGCCATGGAAATGGAATCATTAGCCCCAACAAATTGTCTTCTGGTTTCGGATGTGTGACATCCTCCCCACCCACCATGCAGCTGAAAGGATTGGAGAATGTTACTGTCTCAGAGGTGCTTATGACAAAAGGGCAAGAGAAGATTGGTTCCTGGCTCTCATGCCAAGTTGACGATGCTGTTATCAATGCAATGAAGAAC ATGGCTGAAAACAATATTGGATCATTGGTTGTACTAAAGTCAGAGGGCCACCTAGCAGGCATTGTCACAGAAAGAG ATTGCTTGAAGAAAATAGTTGCACAAGGAAGATCACCCTATCACACACAAGTTGGTGAAATAATGACTAATGAG CAAAACTTGATAACGGTGACCTCTGACATGAACATTCTTCAAGCAGTGCGACTTATGACAGAGAATAGTATCAGACATGTTCCAGTTATAGACGGGAAAATAGTGGGAATGATATCCATTGTAGATGTAGTTCGAGCAGTGATGGAGCAGCAAAATGGAGAATTGAAACGACTCAATGATTACATCAAAGGAGAATACTATTAG
- the LOC130946507 gene encoding uncharacterized protein LOC130946507, translating to MPQKKKQLRFKIPWISSSSSSASKQKSKLERPPFRPPGIAPAPAPALPHSSPSSQSQQQQEREAPSHPAQSPASSVILDSPVSSPSRTPHSASKHEEHEKMKSAEFKKEPEEAKEIVLVMEHEPIKEESIERKMMFATSSSSGKDIKVVSNSGNTSTMNVSSTTIPLKEEKQHHVNTQLQKGIKENISCFVQKLATVTPTQPPTEVDDDHKSFSVVTLAGDNKGATMHVAEGSSNKTKKDGSIRIHRAYKKKNPEEEEEETTDAGDEKDDDDDDDVATNKAYVNSNIQSVNNSMMVQGSVSERDPGVRVALPNYQLSHEPKAPALETRRVEMNGNRVSYPRPVVRRRCLRGLFMEPSDSEPDNPDKPRRHGCKFRCGDNNKAADIM from the coding sequence ATGCCGCAGAAAAAGAAGCAACTTCGTTTTAAGATCCCATGgatatcatcatcatcatcatcagcctcaaaacaaaaatcaaaacttgAACGGCCACCTTTTCGGCCTCCAGGGATAGCACCTGCACCTGCACCTGCACTACcacattcttctccttcttcccaATCTCAGCAGCAACAAGAACGAGAAGCACCTTCTCATCCAGCACAGTCACCAGCGTCTTCTGTGATCCTTGATTCCCCAGTGTCTTCACCTTCTCGAACCCCTCACTCTGCCTCTAAACATGAAGAACATGAAAAGATGAAGTCAGCAGAGTTCAAGAAGGAACCGGAAGAAGCAAAGGAGATAGTGCTGGTGATGGAGCACGAACCAATCAAAGAAGAATCCATAGAGAGGAAAATGATGTTTGCTACATCATCAAGCAGTGGAAAAGACATCAAAGTTGTGAGTAATTCAGGCAACACTTCCACTATGAACGTATCAAGCACAACCATACCCctcaaagaagaaaaacaacacCATGTTAATACCCAACTGCAAAAAGGCATCAAAGAAAACATCTCATGCTTTGTTCAGAAACTAGCCACTGTGACCCCAACACAACCACCCACGGAGGTTGATGATGACCACAAGAGCTTTAGTGTTGTTACACTTGCTGGCGACAACAAAGGCGCAACAATGCACGTGGCAGAAGGTTCCTCCAACAAAACCAAGAAAGACGGTTCAATCCGCATTCACAGAGCCtacaagaagaagaacccagaagaagaagaagaagaaaccacaGATGCAGGTGATGagaaagatgatgatgatgatgatgacgtGGCTACTAACAAGGCGTACGTGAACAGTAACATACAGAGCGTGAATAACTCGATGATGGTGCAAGGTTCAGTTAGTGAAAGAGACCCAGGTGTTCGCGTTGCTCTTCCTAATTATCAGCTGAGTCATGAACCGAAGGCTCCAGCTTTGGAGACAAGGAGGGTTGAAATGAATGGTAACCGTGTGAGTTACCCGAGGCCTGTAGTTCGACGACGGTGCCTGAGAGGTCTGTTCATGGAACCGAGTGACTCTGAGCCTGATAACCCGGACAAACCTCGCCGTCATGGTTGCAAATTCCGCTGTGGAGATAATAATAAGGCTGCTGACATCATGTAA